A single region of the Neodiprion pinetum isolate iyNeoPine1 chromosome 5, iyNeoPine1.2, whole genome shotgun sequence genome encodes:
- the CRMP gene encoding dihydropyrimidinase isoform X2, whose protein sequence is MSTPVKKVPIHLQSAQNRLLIKNGKIVNEDEIVDNDVYVEDGVIKQLGRNLIIPGGTRVIDARGKYVMPGGIDPHTHFELEFMGTKSVDDFYQGTKAAVAGGTTMIIDFAIPKQGESLLEAYDRYRATADEKVCCDYGLHIGVTSWNSKVKEEMAILARDHGINSFKVFMAYKDTFMLRDPELIEVFAACKDIGAVAQVHAENGDLIAENTKRLLAAGVTGPEGHEMSRPEEVEAEAVNRACVIANQVNCPLYVVHVMSRSAAEEVEAARRRGVIVWGETLAAALGTDGTQYAHSCWRHAAGHVLSPPLRPDPDTPYNLMIKLATGGLQVTGSDNCTFNSEQKALGKNDFSKIPNGVNGVEDRMSVVWEKGVQAGIMNPTRFVAVTSTNAAKIFNLYPRKGVIAVGSDADIVIWDPNRKRTISAETHVQAVDFNIFEGLEVHGVPEYVIVNGRVCVDECDVKVVHGYGRFVETPVYPPYVYDLISEREQKPRGVARTEVELKRYAEEDAAMAKAREAAKAAAATAAASAATIGNIYTNGSVDSLKPKLQNLSCVPTLPESAVVTPSAKGPRLEGQRNLQDSTFSISEDVDEARRACIRVNNPPGGRSAGGFWSVPPKEETEAPSQ, encoded by the exons ATGAGTACACCGGTGAAGAAGGTGCCAATTCACCTCCAG AGCGCTCAAAACCGGCTTCTcattaaaaatggaaaaatcgtCAACGAAGATGAAATTGTGGACAATGACGTCTACGTTGAGGATGGTGTGATCAA ACAGCTGGGACGCAACCTGATAATACCAGGTGGAACCAGAGTGATTGATGCTCGAGGAAAATATGTGATGCCAGGAGGAATCGATCCTCACACCCATTTCGAGCTAGAATTCATGGGGACCAAGTCAGTGGATGATTTTTATCAGGGGACCAAGGCCGCTGTCGCTGGCGGTACCACGATGATTATAGACTTCGCAATACCCAAGCAAGGGGAGTCGCTCCTCGAGGCTTACGACAGGTACAGAGCAACTGCCGACGAAAAGGTCTGCTGTGACTACGGGCTGCACATCGGGGTGACATCATGGAACAGCAAG GTCAAAGAAGAGATGGCAATTCTTGCCAGGGACCACGGAATAAACAGTTTCAAAGTGTTCATGGCCTACAAGGACACTTTCATGCTAAGGGATCCCGAGCTGATCGAAGTTTTTGCGGCGTGCAAAGATATCGGAGCCGTAGCTCAAGTCCACGCTGAAAACGGTGACCTAATTGCGGAG AACACGAAACGACTTCTGGCTGCTGGTGTGACCGGACCTGAGGGTCACGAGATGTCGCGCCCGGAAGAGGTTGAAGCTGAAGCGGTAAACAGAGCCTGCGTGATCGCTAATCAG GTCAACTGCCCGCTGTATGTTGTGCATGTGATGAGTCGGAGTGCCGCTGAAGAAGTTGAAGCAGCTCGAAGACGCGGTGTGATAGTGTGGGGTGAGACATTGGCGGCTGCTTTAGGAACCGACGGTACACAGTACGCACACTCTTGCTGGAGACACGCAGCTGGACACGTGCTCAGCCCTCCTCTGAGGCCTGATCCTGACACACCTTACAATTTAATGATAAAACTTGCAAC GGGCGGTCTCCAAGTGACCGGCAGTGACAACTGCACCTTTAATTCGGAGCAAAAGGCTCTCGGAAAGAACGATTTCTCCAAGATTCCAAACGGCGTCAACGGAGTTGAAGACAGGATGTCCGTTGTTTGGGAAAAGGGAGTTCAGGCCGGAATAATGAACCCGACCAGATTCGTCGCAGTGACGAGCACGAATGCTGCTAAGATATTCAACCTCTACCCAAGGAAAGGTGTCATAGCTGTCGGCTCCGATGCGGACATCGTTATCTGGGACCCAAACAGGAAACGCACCATTTCTGCTGAGACGCACGTGCAAGCAGTAGACTTCAACATCTTTGAG GGTTTGGAAGTCCACGGTGTTCCAGAATACGTAATCGTCAACGGCCGCGTCTGCGTCGACGAATGTGACGTCAAAGTTGTTCACGGCTACGGCAGATTCGTGGAAACTCCGGTGTACCCTCCGTACGTTTACGACCTCATTTCCGAACGAGAACAG AAGCCACGTGGAGTGGCTCGGACAGAAGTGGAGTTGAAACGATACGCCGAGGAAGACGCAGCCATGGCAAAGGCGAGGGAAGCCGCGAAGGCGGCTGCTGCAACGGCTGCGGCGAGCGCGGCGACGATCGGCAACATTTATACAAACGGTTCGGTGGACAGTCTGAAACCGAAATTGCAGAACCTCTCGTGCGTTCCAACCTTGCCAGAGTCAGCCGTGGTCACCCCATCAGCAAAGGGTCCGCGTCTCGAGGGTCAAAGAAACTTGCAGGATTCTACTTTCTCGATCAGTG aGGACGTCGACGAGGCTCGTCGCGCTTGCATCCGCGTCAATAATCCTCCTGGTGGTCGCAGCGCCGGCGGATTTTG GTCTGTCCCACCCAAGGAGGAAACGGAGGCGCCAAGTCAGTAG
- the CRMP gene encoding dihydropyrimidinase isoform X1: MSTPVKKVPIHLQSAQNRLLIKNGKIVNEDEIVDNDVYVEDGVIKQLGRNLIIPGGTRVIDARGKYVMPGGIDPHTHFELEFMGTKSVDDFYQGTKAAVAGGTTMIIDFAIPKQGESLLEAYDRYRATADEKVCCDYGLHIGVTSWNSKVKEEMAILARDHGINSFKVFMAYKDTFMLRDPELIEVFAACKDIGAVAQVHAENGDLIAENTKRLLAAGVTGPEGHEMSRPEEVEAEAVNRACVIANQVNCPLYVSPVTSKSSADVIAAKRANGVVVFGEPPASSLGIDGRDQYGKDVNKAIKLITNPPLRPDPTTPAYLIEQLAQGGLQVTGSDNCTFNSEQKALGKNDFSKIPNGVNGVEDRMSVVWEKGVQAGIMNPTRFVAVTSTNAAKIFNLYPRKGVIAVGSDADIVIWDPNRKRTISAETHVQAVDFNIFEGLEVHGVPEYVIVNGRVCVDECDVKVVHGYGRFVETPVYPPYVYDLISEREQKPRGVARTEVELKRYAEEDAAMAKAREAAKAAAATAAASAATIGNIYTNGSVDSLKPKLQNLSCVPTLPESAVVTPSAKGPRLEGQRNLQDSTFSISEDVDEARRACIRVNNPPGGRSAGGFWSVPPKEETEAPSQ; encoded by the exons ATGAGTACACCGGTGAAGAAGGTGCCAATTCACCTCCAG AGCGCTCAAAACCGGCTTCTcattaaaaatggaaaaatcgtCAACGAAGATGAAATTGTGGACAATGACGTCTACGTTGAGGATGGTGTGATCAA ACAGCTGGGACGCAACCTGATAATACCAGGTGGAACCAGAGTGATTGATGCTCGAGGAAAATATGTGATGCCAGGAGGAATCGATCCTCACACCCATTTCGAGCTAGAATTCATGGGGACCAAGTCAGTGGATGATTTTTATCAGGGGACCAAGGCCGCTGTCGCTGGCGGTACCACGATGATTATAGACTTCGCAATACCCAAGCAAGGGGAGTCGCTCCTCGAGGCTTACGACAGGTACAGAGCAACTGCCGACGAAAAGGTCTGCTGTGACTACGGGCTGCACATCGGGGTGACATCATGGAACAGCAAG GTCAAAGAAGAGATGGCAATTCTTGCCAGGGACCACGGAATAAACAGTTTCAAAGTGTTCATGGCCTACAAGGACACTTTCATGCTAAGGGATCCCGAGCTGATCGAAGTTTTTGCGGCGTGCAAAGATATCGGAGCCGTAGCTCAAGTCCACGCTGAAAACGGTGACCTAATTGCGGAG AACACGAAACGACTTCTGGCTGCTGGTGTGACCGGACCTGAGGGTCACGAGATGTCGCGCCCGGAAGAGGTTGAAGCTGAAGCGGTAAACAGAGCCTGCGTGATCGCTAATCAG GTAAATTGTCCGCTGTACGTATCTCCTGTGACGAGCAAATCATCGGCCGATGTTATAGCTGCTAAACGCGCCAACGGTGTTGTCGTATTCGGGGAACCCCCAGCGAGTAGCCTCGGGATTGATGGTAGAGATCAATACGGAAAGGATGTTAACAAGGCTATAAAGCTGATCACAAATCCTCCATTAAGACCAGATCCAACAACACCTGCATATTTGATTGAGCAACTTGCTCA GGGCGGTCTCCAAGTGACCGGCAGTGACAACTGCACCTTTAATTCGGAGCAAAAGGCTCTCGGAAAGAACGATTTCTCCAAGATTCCAAACGGCGTCAACGGAGTTGAAGACAGGATGTCCGTTGTTTGGGAAAAGGGAGTTCAGGCCGGAATAATGAACCCGACCAGATTCGTCGCAGTGACGAGCACGAATGCTGCTAAGATATTCAACCTCTACCCAAGGAAAGGTGTCATAGCTGTCGGCTCCGATGCGGACATCGTTATCTGGGACCCAAACAGGAAACGCACCATTTCTGCTGAGACGCACGTGCAAGCAGTAGACTTCAACATCTTTGAG GGTTTGGAAGTCCACGGTGTTCCAGAATACGTAATCGTCAACGGCCGCGTCTGCGTCGACGAATGTGACGTCAAAGTTGTTCACGGCTACGGCAGATTCGTGGAAACTCCGGTGTACCCTCCGTACGTTTACGACCTCATTTCCGAACGAGAACAG AAGCCACGTGGAGTGGCTCGGACAGAAGTGGAGTTGAAACGATACGCCGAGGAAGACGCAGCCATGGCAAAGGCGAGGGAAGCCGCGAAGGCGGCTGCTGCAACGGCTGCGGCGAGCGCGGCGACGATCGGCAACATTTATACAAACGGTTCGGTGGACAGTCTGAAACCGAAATTGCAGAACCTCTCGTGCGTTCCAACCTTGCCAGAGTCAGCCGTGGTCACCCCATCAGCAAAGGGTCCGCGTCTCGAGGGTCAAAGAAACTTGCAGGATTCTACTTTCTCGATCAGTG aGGACGTCGACGAGGCTCGTCGCGCTTGCATCCGCGTCAATAATCCTCCTGGTGGTCGCAGCGCCGGCGGATTTTG GTCTGTCCCACCCAAGGAGGAAACGGAGGCGCCAAGTCAGTAG
- the CRMP gene encoding dihydropyrimidinase isoform X3, which yields MSTPVKKVPIHLQSAQNRLLIKNGKIVNEDEIVDNDVYVEDGVIKQLGRNLIIPGGTRVIDARGKYVMPGGIDPHTHFELEFMGTKSVDDFYQGTKAAVAGGTTMIIDFAIPKQGESLLEAYDRYRATADEKVCCDYGLHIGVTSWNSKVKEEMAILARDHGINSFKVFMAYKDTFMLRDPELIEVFAACKDIGAVAQVHAENGDLIAENTKRLLAAGVTGPEGHEMSRPEEVEAEAVNRACVIANQVNCPLYVSPVTSKSSADVIAAKRANGVVVFGEPPASSLGIDGRDQYGKDVNKAIKLITNPPLRPDPTTPAYLIEQLAQGGLQVTGSDNCTFNSEQKALGKNDFSKIPNGVNGVEDRMSVVWEKGVQAGIMNPTRFVAVTSTNAAKIFNLYPRKGVIAVGSDADIVIWDPNRKRTISAETHVQAVDFNIFEGLEVHGVPEYVIVNGRVCVDECDVKVVHGYGRFVETPVYPPYVYDLISEREQKPRGVARTEVELKRYAEEDAAMAKAREAAKAAAATAAASAATIGNIYTNGSVDSLKPKLQNLSCVPTLPESAVVTPSAKGPRLEGQRNLQDSTFSISEDVDEARRACIRVNNPPGGRSAGGFW from the exons ATGAGTACACCGGTGAAGAAGGTGCCAATTCACCTCCAG AGCGCTCAAAACCGGCTTCTcattaaaaatggaaaaatcgtCAACGAAGATGAAATTGTGGACAATGACGTCTACGTTGAGGATGGTGTGATCAA ACAGCTGGGACGCAACCTGATAATACCAGGTGGAACCAGAGTGATTGATGCTCGAGGAAAATATGTGATGCCAGGAGGAATCGATCCTCACACCCATTTCGAGCTAGAATTCATGGGGACCAAGTCAGTGGATGATTTTTATCAGGGGACCAAGGCCGCTGTCGCTGGCGGTACCACGATGATTATAGACTTCGCAATACCCAAGCAAGGGGAGTCGCTCCTCGAGGCTTACGACAGGTACAGAGCAACTGCCGACGAAAAGGTCTGCTGTGACTACGGGCTGCACATCGGGGTGACATCATGGAACAGCAAG GTCAAAGAAGAGATGGCAATTCTTGCCAGGGACCACGGAATAAACAGTTTCAAAGTGTTCATGGCCTACAAGGACACTTTCATGCTAAGGGATCCCGAGCTGATCGAAGTTTTTGCGGCGTGCAAAGATATCGGAGCCGTAGCTCAAGTCCACGCTGAAAACGGTGACCTAATTGCGGAG AACACGAAACGACTTCTGGCTGCTGGTGTGACCGGACCTGAGGGTCACGAGATGTCGCGCCCGGAAGAGGTTGAAGCTGAAGCGGTAAACAGAGCCTGCGTGATCGCTAATCAG GTAAATTGTCCGCTGTACGTATCTCCTGTGACGAGCAAATCATCGGCCGATGTTATAGCTGCTAAACGCGCCAACGGTGTTGTCGTATTCGGGGAACCCCCAGCGAGTAGCCTCGGGATTGATGGTAGAGATCAATACGGAAAGGATGTTAACAAGGCTATAAAGCTGATCACAAATCCTCCATTAAGACCAGATCCAACAACACCTGCATATTTGATTGAGCAACTTGCTCA GGGCGGTCTCCAAGTGACCGGCAGTGACAACTGCACCTTTAATTCGGAGCAAAAGGCTCTCGGAAAGAACGATTTCTCCAAGATTCCAAACGGCGTCAACGGAGTTGAAGACAGGATGTCCGTTGTTTGGGAAAAGGGAGTTCAGGCCGGAATAATGAACCCGACCAGATTCGTCGCAGTGACGAGCACGAATGCTGCTAAGATATTCAACCTCTACCCAAGGAAAGGTGTCATAGCTGTCGGCTCCGATGCGGACATCGTTATCTGGGACCCAAACAGGAAACGCACCATTTCTGCTGAGACGCACGTGCAAGCAGTAGACTTCAACATCTTTGAG GGTTTGGAAGTCCACGGTGTTCCAGAATACGTAATCGTCAACGGCCGCGTCTGCGTCGACGAATGTGACGTCAAAGTTGTTCACGGCTACGGCAGATTCGTGGAAACTCCGGTGTACCCTCCGTACGTTTACGACCTCATTTCCGAACGAGAACAG AAGCCACGTGGAGTGGCTCGGACAGAAGTGGAGTTGAAACGATACGCCGAGGAAGACGCAGCCATGGCAAAGGCGAGGGAAGCCGCGAAGGCGGCTGCTGCAACGGCTGCGGCGAGCGCGGCGACGATCGGCAACATTTATACAAACGGTTCGGTGGACAGTCTGAAACCGAAATTGCAGAACCTCTCGTGCGTTCCAACCTTGCCAGAGTCAGCCGTGGTCACCCCATCAGCAAAGGGTCCGCGTCTCGAGGGTCAAAGAAACTTGCAGGATTCTACTTTCTCGATCAGTG aGGACGTCGACGAGGCTCGTCGCGCTTGCATCCGCGTCAATAATCCTCCTGGTGGTCGCAGCGCCGGCGGATTTTGGTAA
- the CRMP gene encoding dihydropyrimidinase isoform X4 — MSTPVKKVPIHLQSAQNRLLIKNGKIVNEDEIVDNDVYVEDGVIKQLGRNLIIPGGTRVIDARGKYVMPGGIDPHTHFELEFMGTKSVDDFYQGTKAAVAGGTTMIIDFAIPKQGESLLEAYDRYRATADEKVCCDYGLHIGVTSWNSKVKEEMAILARDHGINSFKVFMAYKDTFMLRDPELIEVFAACKDIGAVAQVHAENGDLIAENTKRLLAAGVTGPEGHEMSRPEEVEAEAVNRACVIANQVNCPLYVVHVMSRSAAEEVEAARRRGVIVWGETLAAALGTDGTQYAHSCWRHAAGHVLSPPLRPDPDTPYNLMIKLAT; from the exons ATGAGTACACCGGTGAAGAAGGTGCCAATTCACCTCCAG AGCGCTCAAAACCGGCTTCTcattaaaaatggaaaaatcgtCAACGAAGATGAAATTGTGGACAATGACGTCTACGTTGAGGATGGTGTGATCAA ACAGCTGGGACGCAACCTGATAATACCAGGTGGAACCAGAGTGATTGATGCTCGAGGAAAATATGTGATGCCAGGAGGAATCGATCCTCACACCCATTTCGAGCTAGAATTCATGGGGACCAAGTCAGTGGATGATTTTTATCAGGGGACCAAGGCCGCTGTCGCTGGCGGTACCACGATGATTATAGACTTCGCAATACCCAAGCAAGGGGAGTCGCTCCTCGAGGCTTACGACAGGTACAGAGCAACTGCCGACGAAAAGGTCTGCTGTGACTACGGGCTGCACATCGGGGTGACATCATGGAACAGCAAG GTCAAAGAAGAGATGGCAATTCTTGCCAGGGACCACGGAATAAACAGTTTCAAAGTGTTCATGGCCTACAAGGACACTTTCATGCTAAGGGATCCCGAGCTGATCGAAGTTTTTGCGGCGTGCAAAGATATCGGAGCCGTAGCTCAAGTCCACGCTGAAAACGGTGACCTAATTGCGGAG AACACGAAACGACTTCTGGCTGCTGGTGTGACCGGACCTGAGGGTCACGAGATGTCGCGCCCGGAAGAGGTTGAAGCTGAAGCGGTAAACAGAGCCTGCGTGATCGCTAATCAG GTCAACTGCCCGCTGTATGTTGTGCATGTGATGAGTCGGAGTGCCGCTGAAGAAGTTGAAGCAGCTCGAAGACGCGGTGTGATAGTGTGGGGTGAGACATTGGCGGCTGCTTTAGGAACCGACGGTACACAGTACGCACACTCTTGCTGGAGACACGCAGCTGGACACGTGCTCAGCCCTCCTCTGAGGCCTGATCCTGACACACCTTACAATTTAATGATAAAACTTGCAAC GTAA